The genomic segment ACACTTAATTTTTTACTTCCCAAGCTTTTCCCATCTCAATAAATGGCACCAACATACACTATGCTgcttaggcaaaaaaaaaaaaaaaaaaaaaagtcaggagtcatccttgattcctttTCTGTCCTTCATCCCACACACTCAATTCATCAACAAATCCTACTGTCACTACCTCAAAGATATGTCCATTTTCTCCATCTCCACTACTATCGTCCTAGTCCAAGTTACCATCATCTCATAATTGCAGGAGTCCcctaactggtctctctgctttCACTTCTGCCCTTCCAATTCTTTCTCTACACCTCAGCcagagcaaattttaaaatgtaaatcaggcGTTAGTTCCGGTCGCAGAGGAGACACCGCCGCAGTTGCCGCCACCTCCGGGGTTTCAGGCTCTTTTCTCTTTGCCCTAAATTCGGGTGTCTTTTATGAATAATCAAAAGCAGCAAAAGCCAACGCTATCAGGCCAGtgttttaaaaccagaaaaagagatgaaaaaagagaGGTTTGACCCTACTCAGTTTCAAGACTGCATTATTCAAGGCTTAACTGAAACTGGTACTGATTTGGAAGCAGTAGCAAAGTTTCTTGATGCTTCTGGAGCAAAACTTGATTACCGCCGATATGCagaaacactctttgacatcctgGTGGCTGGTGGAATGCTGGCCCCAGGTGGTACactggcagatgacatgatgcgtACAGATGTCTGTGTGTTTGCAGCACAAGAAGACCTAGAGACCATGCAAGCATTTGCTCAGGTTTTTAACAAGTTAATCAGGCGCTACAAATACCTGGAGAAAGGTTTTGAAGATGAAGTTAAAAAGTTGCTGCTGTTCTTAAAGGGTTTTTCGGAGTCGGAAAGGAACAAGCTGGCTATGTTGACTGGTGTTCTTCTGGCTAATGGGACACTTAATGCATCCATTCTTAATAGCCTTTATAATGAGAATTTGGTTAAAGAAGGGGTTTCAGCAGCTTTTGCTGTAAAGCTCTTTAAATcatgtataaatgaaaaagatatcaATGCGGTAGCTGCAAGTCTTCGGAAAGTGAGCATGGATAACAGACTGATGGAACTTTTTCCTGCCAATAAACAAAGCGTTGAACACTTCACAAAGTATTTTACTGAGGCAGGCTTGAAAGAACTTTCAGAATATGTTCGGAATCAGCAAACCATAGGAGCTCGTAAGGAACTCCAGGAAGAACTTCAAGAACAGATGTCCCGTGGTGATCCATTTAAGGATATAATTTTGTATGTCAAGGAGGAGATGAAAAAAAACAACATCCCAGAACCCGTTGTTATCGGAATAGTGTGGTCCAGTGTAATGAGTACCGTGGAATGGAACAAAAAAGAGGAGCTTGTAGCGGAGCAAGCCATCAAGCACTTGAAGCAATACAGCCCTCTACTTGCTGCCTTTACAACTCAAGGTCAGTCTGAGCTGACTCTGTTACTGAAGATTCAGGAGTATTGCTATGACAACATTCATTTCATGAAAGCCTTCCAGAAAATAGTGGTGCTTTTTTATAAAGCTGAAGTTCTGAGTGAAGAACCCATTCTGAAGTGGTATAAACATGCACATGTTGCCAAGGGGAAAAGTGTCTTccttgaacaaatgaaaaagtttGTAGAGTGGCTCAAAAATGCTGAAGAAGAATCTGAGTCTGAAGCTGAAGAAGGTGACTGAATTTTGAAACTACACCCTCAGTAAAGCAAACAGGAGTTGTAGATAAAGTGTCATGTCTCATGTGTCCTGGTTCTTACATCTTCCTACCTCCCTATATCAAGCATGATATAAGGGCTTTCAtggcagattttattttaactgttatGGTTACTGGAAATGTTGGATTTAGTTTCTAAAACCATGTTTTAAGTAGCTACAGGAGCTATAGATTTGAATCTAATGTTGCATTAGTCTTTTCAGTTATCTTCTACCTCCTGTATTTTCTATGTAATAATGTAATTTAAGGCCTTCCACAATGAACAGTTCACTTTATTCcctgggttttctatataaacagTTTTCAAGATATGATttggttaaaaataatttgttataaaaattcTGTTTGCAAATTAAACTGTAAAAGTACCCAAAGTCTCAGAAGGCAATGATTTGTGTGATAATTTGGTATGCCCAAAGCCCTGCTCATCAATGAAAATCTCATATACAGTAATTGAATTCATTAACATGAATCTTGAGTATTTGGACCACTGTTTgcacattaatattttattttatttttaaccccaGATGTACTTGAGCTCAATTGTTTGCTCTCTGATTTTCATTCCTTAAAATGAAGCCATGGAGAACAAACTTGAAAGTGAGGTGTTTGGGAAATTGTACGTGGCAGAGATGGTGGGAAGAAAAAGGTTGAGCTTTATCTCATTGAGAAACTTCTGCATTCCGTTTGTTTCCTTCCAgacaaaacaaatgtatattcttttcatacAGCCATTTTTAAATATACCTTGGAAAAGCCTTGtcatttaaagtattttacaCTTATCATACACTTAGATTGGTAAGAAAGGACTCACAAAATAGTGTCAGTAAAGCAAATGACTGTACTAAAGCCAGAAAATTGTTGAAAGAAAAGTGGTCACCATGTTCTAATTGGGACTCTAACTCATATTTCCTGTTGGCTTAGAGTATTTGTGGTAAAGAATGAAGTGCAGTGATAATGATATATTCTACTTGGTCATACTGGACCAGCTTCATTCTCTTCACAGATTCATTTATGATTCAAGCATCTGGCTATTTAACTTACCCTGGTTGCCAGTGTTTTAAACTGCCATGAGCCAAATCTCTCTTGTATACAGttgttccatttattttaatggctgcgttttaatttccttctttcttttcttgctgcTACCCATCTTTATATGTAgtcattagaaaacaaaatgtggcCACACTTTTTTGGTGGAAAGACTTCATGTTAAAAGTGAacattttgaaagcttttttGATTGGTGAAAGAAACGAGCTTGGAATAATGCCACCAGAGACTGAGAATTGTCCCTTTCAGAGGTGCCATTCTTATGAGCCAAGAATTTGGTGTTTAAAAGTTTATCTTGAGGGAGTAAcatgtaatatagtttgaaataaagGTATAATCTTGTAAAGAAGAGTATTATAACGGATAGCAGTGAAGGCAGTgaaattgttaaatgaatgactttGATAAAGTTGTCATGCACCTGGCAAAATGTATTCACTAGGTTTCTACATAGTGGTCTGCTTTTACTTTGTAACTTGTAGTCctcaaaagactttaaaaaaaaaaaaaagtccatccttacacttaaaaaaaaaaaaaaaaaaagtaaatcagcCATCCCATGATTTTGCTTAACAACTTCCTTTCCATGGGCTATAGGCCCTACAAGATCTGATTTCTGCTAACCTCTACAGACAGCTTCATCTCTCATCACTCCTTTCCCACTGTTCTCCAGACACATTAACGTTCTTACTGTTCGTCAAACATATCAAGCTTATTGCTCCAAAACTTTGCACCAGGTATTCTCAGAACACTCTTTCCCCAGTTCTATGAAAGGCTAGTTAGTTCTATCCTGTCTTTCTGGTATCTGCTAAAATGTCACCACCCCAAAGAGGCTTTTCCTGGCTAACGAATTTAATGTAGCTACTCCCCATCACTCTCCAACACTTCGTTATGATTTCAAAATGACTCACCATATGAATTATCTTATTTGCTTATGCTGTATGTGTcactccactagaatgtaagctccacgagggcaagggaccttgtctgttttgttcagccAATAAGACTGCCTAGAATGGAagaggaactcaataaatattaattcaatCAATGAATGAATTAGACATAATAAACCTGACAGAAGTTAATCACTCAAAATCTAGAGTATCTAAATATTTATATCTAAATGCTCTGGCTCTCCTTGGAAATAgttctaaaaatataatattccTAAGCATATTCTATACAAAATCCTACGTAATATATGAAATCACTAACACTAACACTGCCCTACCCACAGAAGGAAGTCAGCAAGTAGAAGCTGAGTACATAAACATAACATACAATATTAAGTATAAAATGAAACACTGGCTTAGCGTTTTccatgaaaaatagaaaagaaatagaatagcATTTTAAACAGTTTTCAGTTATTAATTTCAGAAATAGACTTACATAAAACATAGaatctagaaaaggaaaaatagctatatatatatgtatttttttttaaaaaggagcaaaaaaagCACTCCtgtggtaaaaacaaacaaaaaaagagtatgtCTCATTAGAAACACAATAACCTAAAGACAAACTCAGGTAGTTCTCTAGTGATTTAACTGAGCAAATATCACAAAACTATGCtgacagaacagaaaataaaagaaacaatgcaCTAGCAGACTCatccataaaattttttttatattttattatagaaaatttcaaacataaacaaACATAGACAGAACAGCATAGCGAACCCCACatacccatcactgagttgaaaCAATTACCAATGTATCTCAAAGAATTTAAGAGATCAGGTGAATTTCCAATGCAACACAATTTCCACAACACTGATGATGCTACAAGGCACAAAGTACACATTGTAGGCTTATTTTCCCTTTCCTGATTGGCCTAACTAATGTCACAAAGGTATGAAGTTCCTTTCCTATCATTTATACTCCATCATAATCCTACTCTGATGCTTATTTTAGACAGATGCAGAATGAAAAGCTATAAGAATTTTAGAAATACCAGAAATTAATCAAATGTGAAAAGATTTACTTCTTCATTTAACATATatctttaagacactgatgtTACACATTCAAGTTTATATTATGTTAATAATAactaaatagaatttttaatagttttaaagaaaattccttTATTAACTGAAAATAGTAAATCTAAAACAAGTGGAGTGGGCTTCTAATCAGATGAACACACTAAGGAGGGGGCCTCATCAATTACAGGGCTAACACCTTCATGTCAAAAGGAGCGCAATCACTGAAACAGAAGGAGATCCAGGAGCTACAAGCAGACCaatcttcattgctttttatcttttgcttttctagCAAGGTATTACATAGTAAGTCTACATATTTTAAGTttacagctcaatgaatttttacatattaatttacCCAAATAACCACCACCcaaatcaccaccatcaccagaaGGTTCCACTGTGGTGCCACAAAGGTAGCCACTATTCTGATATCCATCaggaaatattcatttattctgtttttgaacttcatataaatggaatcataaaggttctcttttaaagtatttggcttgggacttccctggtggcgcagtggttaagaatccaactgccaatgcaggggacaccggttcgattcctggtctgggaagatcacacatgccacagagcaactaagcccatgtgccacaactactggagcccgtgtgccacaactactgaagtccgcacacctagagtccaACGAGAgagcacaacaagagaagccaccacaatgagaagcctacacaccacaacaaagagtagtccccattccctgcaactagggaaagcccacacacaccaacaaagacccaac from the Hippopotamus amphibius kiboko isolate mHipAmp2 chromosome 2, mHipAmp2.hap2, whole genome shotgun sequence genome contains:
- the LOC130845712 gene encoding eIF5-mimic protein 2-like isoform X2, which gives rise to MLLEQNLITADMQKHSLTSWWLVECWPQVFNKLIRRYKYLEKGFEDEVKKLLLFLKGFSESERNKLAMLTGVLLANGTLNASILNSLYNENLVKEGVSAAFAVKLFKSCINEKDINAVAASLRKVSMDNRLMELFPANKQSVEHFTKYFTEAGLKELSEYVRNQQTIGARKELQEELQEQMSRGDPFKDIILYVKEEMKKNNIPEPVVIGIVWSSVMSTVEWNKKEELVAEQAIKHLKQYSPLLAAFTTQGQSELTLLLKIQEYCYDNIHFMKAFQKIVVLFYKAEVLSEEPILKWYKHAHVAKGKSVFLEQMKKFVEWLKNAEEESESEAEEGD
- the LOC130845712 gene encoding eIF5-mimic protein 2-like isoform X1; this encodes MKKERFDPTQFQDCIIQGLTETGTDLEAVAKFLDASGAKLDYRRYAETLFDILVAGGMLAPGGTLADDMMRTDVCVFAAQEDLETMQAFAQVFNKLIRRYKYLEKGFEDEVKKLLLFLKGFSESERNKLAMLTGVLLANGTLNASILNSLYNENLVKEGVSAAFAVKLFKSCINEKDINAVAASLRKVSMDNRLMELFPANKQSVEHFTKYFTEAGLKELSEYVRNQQTIGARKELQEELQEQMSRGDPFKDIILYVKEEMKKNNIPEPVVIGIVWSSVMSTVEWNKKEELVAEQAIKHLKQYSPLLAAFTTQGQSELTLLLKIQEYCYDNIHFMKAFQKIVVLFYKAEVLSEEPILKWYKHAHVAKGKSVFLEQMKKFVEWLKNAEEESESEAEEGD